A DNA window from Flavisolibacter ginsenosidimutans contains the following coding sequences:
- a CDS encoding PQQ-dependent sugar dehydrogenase, translated as MGKAYGIPPDNPFVGKRGLDEIWAYGFRNPFRFSFDMKDGHRLFGMDAGQSRYEEIDLVEKGGNYGWNVKEGTECFNAANEFAEVQNCPDVDAFGNRLIDPVIQVKNWLNPEGGGRATTIIGGNVYRGNDLHGLEGKYIFGTFSQTPTTPNGELFIANPHGPSLWDYQEIELASHPGDIGYYLKGFGQDLEGEMYLAVSSRLGPAGNTGKILKLVMVKDKKDNDDKSLDDKDK; from the coding sequence TTGGGTAAAGCTTACGGCATTCCGCCGGATAATCCATTTGTTGGGAAGAGAGGCCTGGACGAAATATGGGCTTATGGTTTTCGTAATCCCTTCCGCTTTTCATTTGACATGAAAGACGGGCACCGCTTGTTTGGTATGGATGCTGGCCAATCGAGATATGAAGAAATAGACCTGGTGGAAAAAGGTGGTAATTACGGTTGGAACGTAAAAGAAGGCACTGAATGTTTTAACGCAGCCAATGAATTTGCTGAGGTTCAAAATTGCCCCGATGTAGATGCTTTTGGCAACAGGCTGATTGATCCGGTCATTCAGGTAAAAAACTGGTTGAATCCGGAAGGAGGAGGAAGAGCCACCACGATCATTGGCGGAAATGTTTACCGGGGTAACGATTTGCACGGCCTTGAGGGGAAATACATTTTTGGAACCTTCTCGCAAACGCCCACAACTCCAAACGGTGAACTTTTTATCGCCAATCCACACGGCCCCTCCTTGTGGGACTACCAGGAAATAGAACTTGCAAGCCACCCCGGTGATATCGGTTATTATCTAAAAGGATTTGGGCAAGACCTGGAAGGCGAAATGTATTTGGCTGTTTCCAGCAGGCTCGGACCCGCTGGCAATACCGGAAAAATTCTAAAGCTGGTTATGGTCAAAGACAAGAAAGACAACGACGACAAGTCATTAGATGATAAGGATAAATAA
- a CDS encoding plastocyanin/azurin family copper-binding protein, with the protein MKTLKAGSVWLLACLAFIASCNDHKPKPDNLPHVNENPQAANSIDSSAAPAVPQPGDHRFIVEINKMKFVPDQLTVHKGDTVVWINNDLTNHCVTDTGKAWTSSTIVPGRFWTKVFTKNADYFCAIHVVMKGKIQVE; encoded by the coding sequence ATGAAAACATTAAAGGCAGGCAGCGTTTGGCTGCTTGCTTGCCTTGCTTTTATTGCAAGCTGCAACGACCATAAGCCAAAACCCGACAACCTGCCGCATGTAAACGAGAACCCGCAAGCGGCTAACTCAATCGATTCATCTGCTGCTCCGGCTGTGCCTCAACCCGGCGACCACAGGTTTATTGTGGAGATCAACAAGATGAAATTCGTTCCCGATCAATTAACCGTTCACAAGGGCGATACTGTCGTTTGGATCAACAATGATTTGACCAATCATTGCGTGACCGATACCGGCAAAGCCTGGACATCTTCGACAATCGTACCGGGTAGATTCTGGACAAAAGTGTTCACCAAAAACGCTGATTATTTCTGCGCCATTCATGTCGTCATGAAAGGCAAAATTCAGGTCGAATAA
- a CDS encoding TIGR03118 family protein, producing MKKMNIKTAVLPAISWTMACMLFLMSCQKAIRPSSDQNSPVVLQEAKANSQKPNENKKVGHFAQVNLTANNNEYGAPNIDPTLLNSWGLVFNPNGTAWISSQAGHVSNVYNSEGVPRLPLNPVSIPSPGSNTGGNPTGIVFNSVSTDFIIPGKGGAVFIFDGVDGVISAWNGSLGKQAARITAGQGAYTGLALAANNGKQNLYAANFATGHIDVWNSTWTMVSMPFTDPNLPAGYSPFNIWKVGGNLLVMYAKVDPVTHRSQAGEGLGIVDVYRPDGSFVQRFATGGPLNAPWGIAMVPRSFFHQEMDEMDNDDNEGQNQNYILIGNFGNGRINAYRTNGKFVGQLRGKKDPIVIDKLWAIMLPPSTSTIDQSRLYFTAGPDEETDGLFGYLIAKDDD from the coding sequence ATGAAAAAGATGAACATCAAAACCGCTGTTCTTCCGGCCATTTCATGGACGATGGCTTGCATGTTGTTCTTAATGAGTTGCCAAAAAGCAATTCGGCCCTCATCTGACCAAAACAGTCCGGTGGTTTTACAAGAAGCCAAAGCCAATTCCCAAAAGCCCAATGAAAACAAGAAAGTTGGCCACTTCGCACAAGTGAACCTAACGGCCAACAACAACGAATACGGTGCACCAAACATTGATCCAACGCTGCTGAATTCATGGGGGCTTGTTTTTAATCCAAACGGCACGGCCTGGATTTCTTCACAAGCTGGGCATGTTAGCAACGTTTACAACAGTGAAGGCGTACCCAGGCTGCCACTTAATCCCGTCAGCATTCCTTCACCGGGCTCAAATACGGGTGGAAATCCTACGGGCATCGTGTTTAACAGTGTCTCTACAGACTTTATAATCCCCGGTAAAGGCGGTGCAGTGTTTATTTTCGACGGCGTCGATGGAGTGATTTCTGCTTGGAACGGCAGTTTGGGAAAACAAGCCGCGAGAATCACGGCGGGACAAGGCGCATATACAGGCCTTGCTCTTGCCGCCAATAACGGCAAACAAAATTTATACGCTGCCAATTTTGCCACCGGTCACATTGATGTCTGGAACAGCACGTGGACAATGGTGTCCATGCCGTTTACAGATCCCAATTTGCCGGCAGGGTACTCGCCCTTTAATATCTGGAAGGTTGGAGGCAACCTGCTTGTGATGTATGCAAAGGTTGACCCGGTAACGCACAGAAGCCAAGCGGGTGAAGGTCTGGGTATTGTTGACGTTTATAGACCCGATGGTTCATTCGTTCAACGCTTTGCAACGGGAGGACCGCTGAATGCTCCCTGGGGTATAGCCATGGTGCCGCGTTCCTTTTTCCACCAGGAAATGGATGAAATGGATAATGACGATAATGAAGGCCAGAATCAAAATTATATCTTGATTGGAAACTTTGGCAACGGCCGCATCAATGCCTACAGAACGAACGGGAAGTTTGTTGGTCAGCTACGTGGCAAAAAAGATCCGATTGTGATTGATAAATTATGGGCTATCATGCTTCCCCCGTCTACGTCTACCATCGATCAAAGCCGCCTGTATTTTACAGCAGGACCCGATGAAGAAACCGACGGCCTTTTTGGCTACCTGATCGCAAAGGATGACGATTAA
- a CDS encoding threonine synthase: MKTYAHETCLIEKLVCSRCNKTYSPLLINTFSPCCNKPLLVRYNLRLPLSRNRIDQKENSMWRYAELLPVFDKKNIVSLGEGMTPILALHKLASKTPLQSILLKDEAHNPTGSFKARGLSMAVSKAKELGIDRLIIPTAGNAGGALAAYCAKAGMQCTVVMPEHTPALFKTECRLFGAEVILVRGLINDCAKKVDEIKKQENWFDVSTLKEPYRLEGKKTMGYEIAEQLDWQLPDVVVYPAGGGTGLIGIWKAFQEMLQLGWIQEPLPKMIAVQSANCASLVAAIIDPVSWKETFSPRPSIANGLAVPFPFGMELMLEIIHESKGEAVTVSENEIINGIKEVAETEGILLSPEGSAAWQGVKKLLQERKLSESDKVLFLNTGSGYKYLESLIGQL; this comes from the coding sequence ATGAAAACCTACGCACACGAAACCTGTCTCATTGAAAAACTTGTTTGTTCTCGCTGTAATAAAACGTATTCTCCCCTCCTCATCAATACATTTTCGCCCTGCTGCAACAAGCCTCTTTTGGTACGGTATAATCTACGCCTTCCGTTAAGCAGAAACAGGATTGATCAAAAGGAAAACTCCATGTGGCGCTACGCAGAATTGCTTCCTGTGTTCGACAAGAAGAATATTGTTTCGCTCGGTGAAGGCATGACACCCATCCTTGCTTTGCACAAGCTTGCTTCCAAGACACCGCTACAATCTATTTTGCTAAAAGACGAAGCGCACAATCCCACCGGCTCTTTCAAAGCAAGAGGGCTAAGTATGGCTGTGTCTAAGGCAAAAGAATTAGGCATTGACCGTTTAATCATTCCAACTGCTGGCAATGCCGGCGGCGCATTGGCTGCTTACTGCGCAAAGGCGGGAATGCAATGCACCGTGGTTATGCCGGAACATACACCTGCATTATTCAAAACCGAATGCAGGTTGTTTGGAGCGGAGGTGATTTTGGTAAGAGGTTTGATTAATGATTGCGCCAAAAAAGTGGATGAGATTAAAAAGCAAGAAAACTGGTTTGACGTATCGACGCTGAAAGAGCCTTACCGGCTCGAAGGCAAAAAAACAATGGGCTATGAAATAGCAGAACAATTAGACTGGCAGCTTCCCGATGTTGTTGTTTATCCCGCCGGAGGCGGCACGGGCTTAATTGGCATCTGGAAAGCGTTCCAGGAGATGCTGCAACTTGGATGGATTCAGGAACCTCTACCGAAAATGATTGCCGTGCAATCAGCAAACTGTGCATCGCTTGTTGCTGCCATCATAGACCCTGTTTCTTGGAAAGAAACGTTTTCACCCCGGCCTTCTATCGCAAACGGCCTTGCAGTACCTTTTCCTTTTGGAATGGAGTTGATGCTTGAAATTATTCATGAATCAAAAGGCGAAGCGGTAACGGTTAGTGAAAACGAAATAATAAATGGGATCAAAGAAGTCGCTGAAACCGAAGGAATACTGTTATCTCCCGAAGGAAGCGCTGCGTGGCAGGGCGTAAAAAAGTTGTTGCAGGAGCGAAAGCTTTCTGAAAGCGATAAGGTTTTGTTTTTAAACACCGGCAGCGGTTATAAATATCTGGAGAGCTTGATCGGCCAGTTATGA
- a CDS encoding arsenate reductase ArsC produces the protein MKKILVLCTGNSCRSQMAEGYLRHFAGDKAEVYSAGVETHGVNPRAVQIMKEDGIDISHHTSNNVAEYRNLNFDFVITVCDNAKERCPYFPSSAKKFHHNFPDPGKATGTEEEIMQKFREVRDMIKQYSWDFVAEQL, from the coding sequence ATGAAAAAGATTTTAGTGCTTTGTACCGGGAACAGTTGTAGAAGTCAAATGGCGGAAGGCTACTTGCGGCACTTCGCCGGAGACAAGGCAGAAGTGTACAGTGCAGGCGTAGAAACACACGGTGTCAACCCAAGAGCTGTTCAGATCATGAAAGAAGACGGCATTGATATTTCGCACCACACGTCAAACAATGTGGCGGAATACAGAAATCTAAATTTTGATTTTGTCATTACCGTGTGCGACAACGCAAAAGAAAGATGCCCATACTTTCCTTCCAGTGCGAAGAAGTTTCACCACAATTTTCCTGATCCTGGAAAGGCGACCGGAACGGAAGAAGAAATTATGCAGAAGTTTAGAGAAGTGCGGGACATGATAAAGCAATACAGTTGGGATTTTGTTGCTGAGCAATTGTAA
- a CDS encoding peroxiredoxin, translating into MRKQNSLFFLFLFGFFLFITRSGFAQSTIPSNGSVAPLFTAKASQSGKQFNFSLKKALAKGPVVVYFYPSAYTGGCDLEAHTFAEYKDTFTRAGATIIGVSADDIERLKSFSSDPEFCAGKFPVASDPEGQIAATFGLKLKPPQPGVKDVRGEQVTHGFIPRTTFVINKDRKIVAMFSSDTDHLSPVEHVKKSLAIVKAM; encoded by the coding sequence ATGCGAAAACAAAACTCACTTTTCTTCCTTTTCCTTTTTGGGTTTTTCCTCTTCATTACCCGATCTGGTTTTGCCCAATCGACGATACCTTCAAATGGTTCGGTGGCGCCGCTATTCACGGCCAAGGCAAGCCAGTCGGGTAAACAGTTCAATTTTTCCTTGAAAAAAGCCCTTGCAAAGGGACCGGTGGTGGTGTATTTCTATCCATCTGCGTATACAGGCGGATGCGATTTGGAAGCCCATACCTTCGCTGAGTACAAGGACACTTTTACAAGGGCAGGCGCTACCATCATCGGTGTATCAGCGGACGACATTGAACGACTCAAATCATTCTCCTCTGACCCGGAGTTTTGTGCGGGGAAATTTCCTGTGGCTTCAGATCCTGAAGGCCAGATTGCAGCGACGTTTGGCCTGAAACTAAAACCCCCACAACCGGGTGTGAAAGACGTACGCGGTGAGCAGGTGACACACGGCTTCATACCGCGAACAACGTTTGTAATTAATAAAGACCGCAAAATCGTAGCGATGTTCTCCTCTGATACCGATCATCTATCACCGGTTGAGCACGTGAAAAAATCGCTGGCCATTGTAAAAGCAATGTAG
- a CDS encoding TonB-dependent receptor family protein, whose product MPLSLFAQQPKDSIKSSVLEEVTVTGIKTVRGTGHLPEAKDGVIYAGKKNEVIIVDSLDANKAINNTRQVLGRIPGLNIVETETGGFTANGIATRGLNPTQSIEMNTRQNGYNISADVFGYNEAYYIPPMEAVSRIEMVRGAASLQFGSQFGGMVNYVVNEAPKNKAFELYTSQTGGSFGLFNSFNSIGGTIKKFSYYGFAQYRTLDGWRPNSQQRQFSAFARLQYNASNKFIAGVEYSLLRNRIKMPGGLTDSMFAANPRSSFRSRNWLKSPWNILAAFAIYTISPKTTLSIKSSFLFSNRALVWRNEDGGAGALDEIDPSTGEYVHREVENEDMRNTTTELRLLHNYILGNNQNTVAGGVRYAYAWFKRQGGGEGTTGSDFDLSVAGPYEYDLDFTTTNVAPFIENIFRFGSRLSLTPGFRFEYLRSTGKGYKEEGPDKIITNENRKRSIPLFGVGSQYKTSSNTNVYANITQAYRPIDYSQLTGFGLTSKIDPNLKDAKGFNADLGYRGTVKNVLNFDVGAFYLAYNKRIGTVLINPGTVNEYTLRTNVANSVHKGLESYLEFNLLKYLNANSTKGLSLFNSLALIDAKYTSGEFKGNRVEAAANYVNRIGLTYADKKFSGTLQMNNVGDAYGDATNEKRSNDPVAGYIPAYTVYDLSATYRINRYALKAGVNNLADKNYFTRRTDEYPGPGIIPSIGRSFYLGIAAKF is encoded by the coding sequence TTGCCTTTATCCTTATTTGCACAGCAACCAAAAGACTCGATTAAATCTTCGGTTTTAGAGGAAGTTACTGTGACCGGTATAAAGACCGTGCGGGGCACGGGTCACCTGCCCGAAGCAAAAGACGGAGTGATTTACGCCGGTAAAAAGAACGAGGTAATTATTGTAGACAGCCTTGACGCCAACAAAGCCATCAACAACACGAGGCAGGTGTTGGGTCGAATCCCGGGATTAAACATCGTGGAAACGGAAACCGGCGGCTTTACAGCAAATGGCATTGCAACGCGAGGTTTAAATCCAACCCAAAGTATTGAAATGAATACCCGTCAGAACGGCTATAACATTAGTGCTGATGTGTTTGGGTATAACGAGGCGTATTACATCCCACCCATGGAAGCCGTTAGCCGCATCGAGATGGTTCGCGGCGCTGCATCGCTGCAATTTGGTTCGCAGTTCGGCGGCATGGTCAACTACGTCGTCAACGAAGCGCCGAAGAACAAAGCCTTTGAACTCTATACTTCGCAAACGGGGGGCAGCTTTGGTTTGTTCAATTCTTTTAACTCGATTGGCGGCACGATTAAAAAATTTAGTTATTATGGCTTCGCTCAATACAGAACCTTGGACGGTTGGCGGCCCAACAGCCAACAACGACAATTCTCTGCCTTTGCTAGGCTTCAATACAATGCGTCTAATAAGTTCATAGCAGGTGTAGAATACTCTTTGCTCCGCAACCGGATTAAAATGCCGGGTGGCCTTACCGACAGCATGTTTGCTGCGAACCCACGTTCATCATTCCGGTCACGCAACTGGCTAAAAAGCCCTTGGAACATCTTGGCAGCTTTTGCGATTTACACGATTTCACCGAAAACGACGCTCAGCATTAAATCCTCCTTTCTCTTTAGCAACCGCGCTTTGGTTTGGCGCAATGAAGATGGCGGTGCCGGAGCTTTGGATGAAATAGATCCTTCCACCGGCGAATACGTTCACCGTGAAGTGGAAAACGAGGACATGCGCAATACAACGACTGAGCTCCGGTTGCTGCACAATTATATACTGGGCAACAACCAAAATACGGTAGCCGGTGGCGTTCGTTATGCCTACGCCTGGTTTAAACGGCAAGGTGGCGGCGAGGGAACAACAGGTTCGGATTTCGATTTGTCGGTTGCGGGGCCTTATGAATACGATCTTGATTTTACCACAACCAACGTTGCTCCTTTTATTGAAAACATTTTTCGGTTCGGCAGTCGTTTATCGCTTACTCCCGGCTTTCGGTTTGAATACCTCAGAAGCACGGGGAAAGGATACAAAGAGGAAGGGCCGGACAAAATTATCACCAACGAAAACCGGAAAAGAAGCATTCCACTTTTCGGCGTCGGTTCGCAATATAAAACGTCGTCAAATACGAACGTCTATGCAAACATTACCCAGGCTTACCGACCAATCGATTATTCGCAGCTTACTGGTTTTGGTTTAACGTCGAAAATTGATCCCAACTTGAAAGACGCCAAAGGCTTTAATGCGGATCTTGGCTACCGGGGTACCGTAAAGAACGTTCTGAATTTTGATGTTGGGGCCTTTTACCTGGCCTATAACAAGCGCATTGGCACCGTTTTAATCAATCCAGGAACCGTTAACGAATACACACTGCGAACCAACGTGGCCAATAGCGTCCACAAGGGGCTGGAAAGCTATTTGGAATTTAATCTGCTTAAATACCTCAACGCTAATTCAACAAAAGGACTAAGCCTTTTCAACTCACTTGCTCTTATTGACGCAAAATATACAAGCGGTGAATTCAAAGGCAACCGTGTGGAGGCAGCAGCCAATTACGTCAACAGGATTGGCTTAACCTATGCCGATAAAAAGTTTTCCGGCACACTGCAAATGAACAACGTGGGCGATGCTTACGGCGATGCTACAAATGAAAAACGTAGCAATGATCCTGTTGCTGGTTATATTCCTGCCTATACAGTGTATGACCTTAGCGCAACCTATAGAATTAATAGATATGCTCTAAAAGCAGGTGTCAATAACCTCGCAGACAAAAACTATTTCACACGCCGTACGGACGAATATCCTGGCCCTGGGATCATTCCGTCAATTGGCAGAAGCTTTTATCTGGGAATTGCGGCAAAGTTTTAA
- a CDS encoding DUF4142 domain-containing protein, giving the protein MKKKMLFRSCILIIAMVVAFLPATSQKKKASKLSDAEIASVAVAANQIDIQAAQLAQQKSKNAEVLNFAKTMIADHQSVIDKASALVTKLGVTPKDNAVTRHLQANAKKTMARLEAKSGPAFDKAYAQNEVTYHKAVIAAVDKTLIPDAQNAELKSLLQSVSPVLHTHLEHAEMVAKNLK; this is encoded by the coding sequence ATGAAAAAGAAAATGCTTTTCCGCTCCTGCATCTTGATTATTGCCATGGTTGTTGCGTTCCTTCCGGCAACCTCACAAAAGAAAAAAGCTTCTAAGCTTTCCGATGCAGAAATTGCTTCGGTAGCAGTTGCTGCGAACCAAATAGACATACAGGCAGCCCAACTAGCACAACAAAAATCAAAAAATGCCGAGGTGCTCAATTTTGCCAAGACCATGATTGCGGACCACCAATCAGTTATTGACAAAGCTTCGGCGCTCGTCACCAAGCTGGGCGTCACGCCAAAAGACAACGCAGTTACCAGACACCTGCAGGCCAACGCCAAAAAAACAATGGCACGGTTAGAAGCTAAGTCAGGACCAGCTTTTGACAAAGCCTATGCACAAAACGAAGTGACCTATCACAAGGCCGTGATTGCCGCTGTGGATAAAACGCTGATTCCCGATGCGCAAAACGCGGAACTTAAAAGTTTGCTTCAAAGCGTATCGCCGGTACTCCACACCCATTTGGAACACGCAGAAATGGTGGCAAAAAACCTGAAGTAA
- a CDS encoding cation diffusion facilitator family transporter, whose protein sequence is MTQEQTAIRTTYWSMAANAGLATIKGAAGFFGNSYALIADAIESTVDIFSSFLVLIGIRYANRPADKNHPYGHGRIEPLVTFLVTGFLVMSATVIAYESIHNIRTPHELPKVWTLFILAGIIVWKEISFRMVLKRAKEINSSSLKADAWHHRSDAITSVSAFIGISIALLLGKGYETADDWAALFAAGFILYNSYLIFRPALGEIMDEHYYDDLVSEIRTVALTVEGVRGTEKCFVRKAGMKYHIDLHATVNGEITVREGHNIAHHLKDTLRERLPQLGHVLIHVEPARE, encoded by the coding sequence ATGACACAGGAACAAACGGCCATTCGAACAACGTACTGGAGCATGGCCGCCAATGCGGGTCTTGCAACAATCAAAGGAGCCGCCGGTTTTTTTGGAAATTCGTATGCCTTGATTGCTGACGCAATTGAATCCACAGTAGATATATTTTCTTCGTTTCTCGTTTTGATAGGAATACGGTATGCCAACCGTCCTGCCGATAAAAATCATCCTTACGGACACGGACGTATTGAGCCGCTGGTTACGTTTTTGGTGACGGGTTTTCTGGTGATGTCTGCAACAGTCATTGCGTATGAGAGCATTCACAACATTCGCACACCTCACGAACTTCCGAAAGTGTGGACGCTTTTTATACTTGCAGGAATTATCGTCTGGAAGGAGATTTCTTTTCGCATGGTATTGAAACGCGCAAAGGAAATCAACAGTTCCTCTCTTAAAGCCGATGCATGGCACCATCGCAGCGACGCGATCACTTCTGTCTCCGCCTTCATTGGTATTTCCATTGCCCTTCTGCTCGGGAAAGGCTACGAAACAGCCGATGACTGGGCGGCCCTGTTTGCTGCCGGATTTATCCTGTACAACAGCTACCTGATTTTTCGTCCCGCGTTGGGTGAAATCATGGACGAACATTATTACGATGATTTGGTGAGTGAAATCAGAACGGTAGCCTTAACGGTTGAAGGTGTGCGGGGCACGGAAAAATGCTTTGTCCGTAAGGCCGGCATGAAATACCACATTGACCTTCACGCCACCGTGAATGGAGAGATTACTGTACGCGAAGGGCATAACATAGCGCACCATTTGAAAGATACGTTGCGAGAGAGGCTACCGCAACTTGGCCATGTGCTCATTCATGTTGAACCCGCAAGAGAATGA
- a CDS encoding M48 metallopeptidase family protein, translated as MAKWKDKKEFKEQVYRVAEKMNVKVNSLALRPMTNKWASCSTDGNLNFNKELLDMDKDLGEYVIVHELLHFNVPNHGKLWKSLMAAYLGDYEKLELRLKKLSGKQVEREK; from the coding sequence ATGGCAAAGTGGAAGGACAAGAAAGAATTTAAAGAGCAGGTTTATCGGGTAGCGGAAAAAATGAACGTCAAAGTAAACTCGCTTGCGCTGCGGCCGATGACCAACAAGTGGGCTTCATGTTCAACCGACGGCAACCTCAATTTTAATAAAGAACTTCTTGACATGGACAAAGACCTTGGTGAATACGTGATTGTTCACGAGCTGCTGCATTTCAATGTACCCAATCACGGCAAGCTTTGGAAAAGCTTGATGGCAGCGTATTTGGGCGATTATGAAAAATTGGAGTTGCGGCTAAAGAAGCTTTCCGGCAAACAAGTGGAAAGAGAAAAGTGA
- a CDS encoding PQQ-dependent sugar dehydrogenase — translation MHSVKSTLKKIAGLARLPVAVAWASPLFVAFLLLQSCKRELSPPKTEPENALQSKSLKVEGNKAVDVKLVADNFVSPVGLVAVPDKSKRLFVIDQVGKIWIIDGAGNKLPTPFLDISSKLVTPLSPGYDERGLLGLAFHPNYAYNGKFYVFYTAPPPPGGPTSDAGNTGLPKVWNNMTTISEFRVSSNPNMADAGSERKILQQPHPQSNHNGGTIAFGPDGYLYIAIGDGGNKNDIGPGHVEDWYAFNAGGNGQDIEQNLLGNFLRN, via the coding sequence ATGCATTCAGTAAAAAGTACACTGAAGAAGATCGCAGGTCTTGCGCGGCTGCCCGTAGCAGTCGCGTGGGCATCTCCGTTGTTTGTTGCGTTTTTATTGCTTCAAAGTTGTAAACGAGAACTTTCTCCACCAAAGACTGAACCCGAAAACGCCTTGCAATCAAAATCACTGAAGGTGGAAGGCAACAAGGCTGTGGACGTAAAGCTTGTTGCCGACAACTTTGTGTCTCCTGTTGGTTTGGTCGCTGTGCCCGACAAAAGCAAGCGTTTGTTTGTAATTGACCAGGTTGGAAAAATCTGGATCATTGACGGTGCCGGCAATAAATTACCAACGCCCTTTTTAGACATCAGCAGCAAACTGGTTACACCGCTGTCGCCGGGCTACGACGAGCGCGGACTCTTGGGCCTTGCTTTCCATCCCAACTATGCTTACAACGGTAAATTTTATGTTTTTTACACCGCTCCACCGCCCCCCGGCGGTCCCACCTCCGATGCAGGAAACACGGGACTTCCAAAGGTTTGGAACAATATGACGACGATTTCCGAATTCCGAGTTTCGTCTAATCCCAATATGGCCGACGCGGGCAGTGAAAGAAAAATTCTTCAGCAGCCTCACCCGCAGTCAAATCACAACGGCGGCACGATTGCTTTTGGACCTGATGGCTATCTCTATATAGCGATCGGTGACGGCGGTAACAAGAACGACATTGGGCCTGGTCACGTAGAAGATTGGTATGCCTTTAACGCCGGCGGCAATGGGCAGGACATTGAACAAAACCTTTTAGGAAACTTTCTGCGAAATTGA
- a CDS encoding sigma-70 family RNA polymerase sigma factor produces the protein MRKTELYAALSETTIINRIISGDTALFEILIRRYNGVLYKIARSYGFNHQDAEDLMQETHIAAYLKLNQFEGRAAYKTWLSKIMSNKCLYKLSHGVVRNEQPDENIGETANPLFSNTDAQAVETIVMKREFSNFLEASLNNLAPIYRTVFVLREIEGFSVAETAELLNISEVNVKVRLNRAKTMLQEQLQHLYSSMEIYEFNRVYCDRVVNNVFKKILAN, from the coding sequence ATGAGAAAAACGGAATTATACGCTGCGCTTTCCGAGACAACAATTATCAATAGAATAATTTCTGGCGATACAGCCCTGTTTGAAATTTTGATAAGGCGATACAATGGTGTGTTGTATAAAATTGCGCGGAGCTATGGGTTCAATCACCAGGACGCAGAAGACTTGATGCAAGAGACGCACATTGCCGCCTATTTAAAATTGAACCAGTTTGAAGGCAGGGCCGCCTATAAAACCTGGCTTTCAAAAATTATGTCGAACAAGTGCCTATATAAACTAAGCCACGGTGTTGTAAGGAACGAACAACCTGATGAAAATATAGGTGAAACCGCAAATCCTTTGTTCTCAAACACAGACGCGCAAGCCGTTGAAACGATCGTCATGAAAAGAGAGTTTTCAAATTTTTTGGAAGCCAGTCTAAACAACCTTGCGCCTATCTACCGCACGGTGTTTGTGTTGCGGGAAATAGAAGGTTTTTCCGTTGCCGAAACGGCAGAACTATTGAACATTTCGGAAGTCAACGTTAAGGTCCGATTAAACCGGGCAAAGACCATGCTGCAAGAGCAATTGCAACACTTGTACAGCTCAATGGAGATATACGAATTTAACCGGGTGTATTGTGACCGTGTAGTAAACAACGTTTTTAAAAAAATCCTTGCGAACTAA